A window of Gopherus evgoodei ecotype Sinaloan lineage chromosome 13, rGopEvg1_v1.p, whole genome shotgun sequence contains these coding sequences:
- the MLXIP gene encoding MLX-interacting protein — protein MVSSPHSEHPPKKGYDFDTVNEQTCQTYRFGAARGGGGAGGRLSIDASLTKLFECMSLAYSGKLVSPKWKNFKGLKLQWRDKIRLNNAIWRAWYMQYLEKRKNPVCHFVTPLDGSIDVEEHRRPEAIATEGKYWKRRIEIVIREYHKWRTYFKKRLQKHKDEDLSSLVRDDDVVLWHQSRYGRESPVPMEEDSFLDADMLMSEFTDTLFSTLSSHQMIAWPNPREIAHLGNADMIQPGLIPLQPNLDFMDTFESFQDLFSSNRSGNFFSSVPAASSAMTDTSSHASQSSVLPSGSVPSTLPTVNLNEGLIASPVPAPVIPDVGANQCSNIRSEGSFIQPSDFNSDSSLSGQQPFLPVFPAPVSLLQPTVPPHQAALPTVPLNASLNSQPSAFTTPETQKSGLCKSSIVTHTASATLTHNPSATTFSQSQNLILATQQPGGGVPCNLTLQTAVVQRQPRPQLQPHLTFALPKAIPLANAGTRPKQPQKIVHVPKPETVSLVLKNAFIAPAAFQGQSRAVIVTPAPLKREGILTPAMSPPSVVIAPAAIPRAPGVMEFHSNILVGQAQQVPSNQQVQSTVSHLFSPSAVQDVKGEHIPSHSTCSQVPSPTPSRDCQNSGQASPCPSEQSTSPQSPQNNCSGKSTNDPQMAAFKNRRMKHISAEQKRRFNIKIGFSTLNSLVSANSKSISHAITLQKTVEYISKLQQERMQSQEETRRLREEIEELNATIISCQQQLPATGVSIARQRFDHMRSMFDEYVRNRTLQNWKFWIFSIIIKPLFETFNRMVSTTSLEDLNQTAMAWLDEHCSLRVLRPMVLNTLRHLSITTSILSDPSHLPEQATEAVCKINKTAGET, from the exons tgggaagTTGGTTTCACCAAAGTGGAAGAATTTTAAAGGCTTAAAACTTCAATGGAGGGATAAAATTCGTCTCAACAATGCCATCTGGAGGGCATGGTATATGCAGT aCCTGGAGAAACGCAAGAACCCAGTGTGCCATTTTGTGACTCCACTAGATGGCTCTATTGATGTAGAGGAACATCGGCGGCCTGAA GCCATTGCAACAGAAGGGAAATATTGGAAACGAAGAATCGAAATAGTCATCAGGGAATATCACAAGTGGAGAACATACTTCAAGAAAAGG TTACAGAAACACAAAGATGAAGACCTTTCAAGCTTGGTGCGG GACGATGATGTGGTTCTCTGGCATCAGAGTAGATATGGCAGAGAAAGCCCGGTCCCCATGGAGGAAGATTCCTTTCTGGATGCAGACATGCTTATGTCTGAGTTCACAGACACCCTCTTCTCtacactttcttcacatcagatGATTGCCTGGCCAAATCCCAGAGAGATAG CACACTTAGGAAATGCTGACATGATTCAGCCAGGACTTATCCCTCTCCAGCCAAATCTAGATTTCATGGATACTTTTGAATCTTTTCAGG ATCTGTTCTCATCCAATCGCTCTGGCAACTTTTTCTCTTCTGTCCCTGCTGCCAGTTCTGCTATGACAGATACCAGCAGCCATGCGTCCCAG TCTTCTGTCCTGCCCTCAGGTTCTGTACCCAGCACACTCCCAACAGTGAACCTCAATGAAGGATTGATTGCCTCACCGGTACCTGCTCCTGTCATTCCTGATGTTGGTGCTAACCAATGCTCCAACATTAGAAGCGAGGGCTCTTTCATCCAGCCATCAGACTTCAATTCCGATTCATCTCTGAGTGGCCAGCAGCCATTTCTTCCGGTGTTCCCAGCTCCAGTGTCTCTGCTGCAGCCCACTGTCCCACCACACCAAGCTGCTTTGCCCACAGTGCCTCTGAATGCCAGCTTGAATTCCCAGCCGTCTGCTTTTACTACTCCAGAAACCCAAAAGTCTGGCCTCTGCAAATCTTCCATTGTTACCCACACGGCTTCTGCCACCCTGACCCACAACCCCTCTGCTACCACCTTCAGCCAGAGCCAGAACCTCATCCTGGCAACGCAGCAGCCAGGGGGAGGAGTGCCTTGTAACCTGACTCTACAGACTGCTGTTGTGCAGCGGCAGCCCCGGCCTCAGCTGCAACCCCACCTGACGTTTGCACTCCCTAAAGCCATTCCCCTGGCGAATGCTGGGACGAGGCCCAAACAGCCACAAAAAATAGTTCATGTTCCAAAGCCTGAAACGGTGTCCTTAGTGTTAAAAAATGCCTTCATCGCCCCAG CTGCCTTTCAGGGACAGTCCAGAGCTGTGATCGTAACCCCAGCACCTTTAAAAAGAGAGGGGATTTTGACTCCGGCCATGTCTCCACCTAGTGTTGTAATTGCACCAGCTGCAATTCCCAGa GCTCCCGGGGTGATGGAATTCCATAGTAACATTCTGGTTGGTCAAGCACAGCAAGTTCCGAGTAACCAGCAAGTGCAGTCCACAGTCTCGCATCTCTTCTCTCCTAGTGCAGTCCAAGATGTGAAAGGAGAGCACATCCCTTCCCACAGTACCTGTTCACAAGTTCCCTCACCTACACCTA GCCGAGATTGTCAGAATTCAGGACAGGCCTCTCCCTGCCCATCCGAACAAAGCACCAGTCCTCAGTCTCCACAGAATAATTGCTCAGGAAAATCCACAAATGACCCTCAGATGGCTGCATTTAAG aaTCGAAGGATGAAGCATATTTCAGCAGAACAAAAGAGAAGATTTAATATCAAGATTGGTTTTAGCACGCTGAACAGCTTGGTATCAGCTAATTCTAAGTCA ATCAGCCATGCAATCACGCTCCAGAAGACTGTGGAATATATCTCTAAATTACAGCAGGAGAGAATGCAGTCACAAGAGGAAACAAGGCGCCTCCGGGAGGAGATCGAGGAGCTAAACGCTACCATCAT TTCTTGTcaacagcagctccctgctaccgGGGTTTCCATAGCCCGACAAAGATTTGATCACATGCGGAGTATGTTTGATGAGTATGTGAGAAACAGGACCCTCCAGAACTGGAAGTTTTGGATT TTTAGTATTATCATTAAGCCATTGTTTGAGACCTTCAATAGAATGGTGTCTACGACCAGTTTAGAGGACCTGAACCAGACTGCAATGGCTTGGCTGGATGAGCATTGTTCACTCCGTGTTCTGAGGCCAA TGGTGCTGAACACCCTTCGGCATCTCAGCATAACCACCTCGATCCTGTCAGATCCATCACACCTGCCAGAGCAAGCCACTGAGGCAGTTTGTAAGATCAACAAAACAGCTGGGGAAACCTAA